From Plasmodium berghei strain NK65 ny genome assembly, organelle: plastid:apicoplast, a single genomic window includes:
- the rps19 gene encoding apicoplast ribosomal protein S19: MIKLYWLKVSLNNKYIFINLHNKYNNKNIVLNIYNKNLYIYKKLLNLYIKIYNGYKFIPIYINKHKLYKKVGNFIYTKYIKYNIKELALN; this comes from the coding sequence TGGTTAAAAGTTTCATTAAATAATAAATATATATTTATTAATTTACATAATAAATATAATAATAAAAATATTGTATTAAATATATATAATAAAAATTTATATATTTATAAAAAATTATTAAATTTATATATAAAAATATATAATGGATATAAATTTATACCTATTTATATAAATAAACATAAATTATATAAAAAAGTAGGTAATTTTATATATACCAAATATATAAAATATAATATAAAAGAATTAGCATTAAATTAA